The following are from one region of the Pocillopora verrucosa isolate sample1 chromosome 3, ASM3666991v2, whole genome shotgun sequence genome:
- the LOC131775448 gene encoding acyl-coenzyme A diphosphatase FITM2: MAPNAPQQFYWRVRGQNGSLLYGHLSFHQERKRNKEASVSYIETEKKMKSTKSGDNHHSGIYGWVLMPTCFKLALYWFVVVVGSFIHDFLPLPQSYFSNKRNVLNVYFVKFGWGWTLLVLIPFISLTSSVYTSLNPLAILKHLSRMAVATWGWYFWVNLFVYIEELTGFCEGEETLISKRSCYQEGFYWDGFDISGHSFLSIYSALVIKEELQAKLYWPSRFQHRNIARLVTPLVDVFSFFAALLLILWEFMLVFTTIYFHTVYQKVLGALIAIFTWYITYRVWYHNALSPGLPWVPND; the protein is encoded by the exons ATGGCGCCAAACGCGCCGCAACAATTCTACTGGCGCGTGCGCGGACAAAATGGCTCTCTGCTCTACGGTC ATTTGTCTTTTCATcaggagagaaaaagaaataaagaagcaTCCGTGTCATACATTGAAACCGAAAAGAAGATGAAATCCACAAAAAGTGGTGACAATCACCACTCAGGTATCTACGGTTGGGTTCTAATGCCGACGTGTTTTAAATTAGCCTTATATTGGTTTGTTGTTGTGGTAGGTTCATTCATCCACGATTTTCTACCGCTTCCTCAGTCCTATTTCTCGAACAAGAGGAATGTCTTAAACGTGTATTTTGTCAAGTTTGGCTGGGGTTGGACACTTCTTGTTCTGATTCCCTTCATATCCCTTACTTCGTCCGTGTACACTTCGTTGAACCCGTTAGCTATACTGAAACATCTTAGTAGGATGGCTGTAGCCACATGGGGATGGTATTTCTGGGTGAATCTGTTTGTTTACATCGAGGAGTTGACCGGCTTTTGCGAAGGAGAAGAAACATTGATTTCAAAGAGGAGCTGCTATCAAGAGGGATTTTACTGGGATGGTTTTGATATATCGGGACACTCTTTTCTTTCAATCTACAGTGCACTGGTTATTAAGGAAGAACTACAGGCGAAACTTTATTGGCCGTCAAGATTTCAACACCGGAACATTGCTCGACTAGTAACACCTTTGGTAGacgttttttccttctttgcaGCCCTCCTGTTAATCTTGTGGGAGTTCATGCTTGTGTTCACCACAATTTATTTTCACACTGTTTATCAGAAAGTTCTTGGAGCTTTGATAGCGATATTTACCTGGTATATCACTTACAGAGTCTGGTATCATAATGCACTGTCACCAGGACTGCCTTGGGTCCCTAATGATTAA